CGTTTCAACCTCTTCCTCCCCGGATTCCTCACTTCTTAGCTCATCATTCTCGACCAACGAATTGTTGCCGTCGTGATTCAATGACCCATCCCCGCGATAGAGAAGCCCCGTCTGCATGACACGGTAGAATTTATCTCTATGTCGGACAAGAGGGTGGGGGTCAACCAGTTTCCCACTCTGGTACCCTTCCCTGAGAGTAATAGTGGTCGTTTTACACTTCAGTGAGAGGTAAAAGATGCCGGGATACCGAGTGAAAATCCGGGTAAACTTGTGCGGAAGATTCAACTCTTCCCTCAAGCTCCTCAAGTAGTTcctctttgttttcttgtgcAGAGTTAAACTCAAAAGCTCGTGCAGAACCCCAACCACGCGCTTCTCCATCAAATCGCTGTTGGGATCAATCTTGGAGGAATCAACATAGGGAGAAACATAAGGCAGCTTCTGAAACTCCTCCATCCACGTCCTCACCTTCTTCTGCGCGCCGTAACCCCTGGGAAACTTCATCGGGAAAGCCAATGCCGATTGTCCCCGCTTGAATTCCCGGTAGTGGGTCCCACACTCGTTTCTCTGTTGCAGCGCGGACACAGCGAATTCCTCAGGCCATCGTGCTAGTTTGAGCGAAACGACGCCGTTGGACTTGACAAACTGGAAGTCGTTAGGGAAGTTGGGGACGAGGGTTTTCTCGAAGGAGTCGGGTAAGCCGAGGTCCCACTTGAGCGAGTGGAGGGAACAGAGGGGCAGGGCGCGTGAGCGGGTCATCATGAGGAGCTTGGAGAGGCGTTCGACTGCGTTGTTTTGGTGAGCTTGGTGGAGTGCGAGTTCCTGGGAGTGGAGAAAAAGTGCAGTGTCAGTGAGGCGGAAGCAGGGGAGGGAGGGCCAGCGCGGGTGCGGGAACTCTTGGAAGAGGGTGGGGTAGCGGCGGAGGAAGCGGAGAACGGGAACGGTGAGGCCGAGGAGCTTCTGCCAGTCTGCAACGGATTTCGCCGTGAGGAAGGCGGTGGAAGAGCGATTGATAGCGTCTTTCAGGAGACAGGCCGCTTTGAGATCGGTTTCCTTGTCGATGACGTGATCGAGGCTTCGGTTCTTCACCCATTTCAAACGCACTTTCACTATGCCCCGCCATTGCTGCCTCATCCACGGAATGACGCCATTTTTGTTCATCTTCAACGATCTTTCCCAAAACCCTCTTCGTGTTCAACCATCATCACCGTCTGCCAATGGGCCCCCACCTACTGTCCAATAAAAACATCGGCCCAAAAGCTTAGACTTACTGGCCCAACTAAAACACCAATTATCctgaggagaaaaaaaaagtgaaaaatagagtgaaaattattttcttttaaattaaaaagcattattattatagtattatttttacaattgattaatgaattatattgtaattttttttctcatcacgTTTTACATAAAAAGTGagatttataaacattttatctTCGCCTACTAaaccactttttttttactcacGTTCTTcctcattttccttttcatttataCTAAACTCAcccttaaaatcaatttataaagcatgaattatttttaattctatatgtagatgtttattttgaaaaatacttgTGTACTTTAATGTATCTATTTCTGGCATATCCCAACACAAACCagctttactttatttttaagaaaagataGTTTGATTGGATATACTCTCAAGTTGCTTCTATGGCATTGATAAtctacttttaatatttttttgtatgaaatattttattacaaaattatataaaggtataaatatttatgaacaaaatactgttattattaacatatttgatAGTATTTAGCTTTTTAGAGTTTGTATATGTTCTATCCAATTCCTTCGTTTTGTTAATTTGTAAGCCAAATAAACGAATCTATCGAACTGAATTATAACAAATGCTAAAACCattgttaaaataacatatgtGTATAATTACACCAA
The sequence above is drawn from the Vigna radiata var. radiata cultivar VC1973A chromosome 3, Vradiata_ver6, whole genome shotgun sequence genome and encodes:
- the LOC106757628 gene encoding protein ROOT PRIMORDIUM DEFECTIVE 1 — its product is MNKNGVIPWMRQQWRGIVKVRLKWVKNRSLDHVIDKETDLKAACLLKDAINRSSTAFLTAKSVADWQKLLGLTVPVLRFLRRYPTLFQEFPHPRWPSLPCFRLTDTALFLHSQELALHQAHQNNAVERLSKLLMMTRSRALPLCSLHSLKWDLGLPDSFEKTLVPNFPNDFQFVKSNGVVSLKLARWPEEFAVSALQQRNECGTHYREFKRGQSALAFPMKFPRGYGAQKKVRTWMEEFQKLPYVSPYVDSSKIDPNSDLMEKRVVGVLHELLSLTLHKKTKRNYLRSLREELNLPHKFTRIFTRYPGIFYLSLKCKTTTITLREGYQSGKLVDPHPLVRHRDKFYRVMQTGLLYRGDGSLNHDGNNSLVENDELRSEESGEEEVETSDELSEGESSDELCEGEE